Below is a window of Pirellulales bacterium DNA.
AAAATCAATCCCACGCCCAAAGCGCCGGGCAGCAAGGTGAATAAATCGCGTCGGTTGAGGGGCTCGCGCAAGACCAGCACACTGACGCCGAAAATCCACCAGGGTGCGGTATTTTGCAGCCAAATGGCATTGGCTGCCGTGGTCAACGACATGGCAGACAGGTAAGTCACATTCATCACTGCAAAGCTGCCGATCATGGGCAAGAGCTTGATGGGCCAGCGCGGCCGGCGGACAGCCGGCAGAATGAGCAGCCCGGCAAACAGCGCCCGCCAAAAAGCCAGCAGCACGCCGCGCTGGTCGCTGGGCCAGGCATCGAAGGCGGGATTTTTGGCGAAAAACCCACTGGAACTCCACATCACCGCGGCGGCGACAATGCACAGCCGGTTGACGAAGGCATTCGCCGGGGCATCGGTGGCGCCGGGTGCCGGCTCCAAGGGCGCCAGTTCGCCGGGAACGTCCAGCGGAATCGGCGGCGGCGAACCGGGTTCACTCATCCCGCACCTTGCCGAGGGCCGCGTGGTAGGAGAAGTCGAACAGCAATTCCCATTCGCGGCGTTGAATTTGACGGCACAATTCTTCGCTGGCCGTGCTTTTGTCGCTGGCGGCCACCACATCGACGAAGGCGAAGGGATCCCACTGGCTTTGGCGCTTCAAAAAATTCGCCGCTGGCTCCGCTGGAACCGCCTGGGCGATTTCTTTCGCCGCACTGCACAGCGGCGCGAACACTGGATGCCGGCCCACGCGCCGAAACCAGTATTTGGCGTTGTCGTAATCCGGCTCGCGGCGGTGCAAAATGCCGTGCCAATAACTGCCCGTGGCGGTATGGATTTCCTGGCTGATGCCGTGGGAGCGGTCCAGAAAATCCCAGCGCAGCCACAGACCGGCCAAACAGGCCTAGGCCAATGCCTGATCGACGACGCGATGTGGAACAAAAGCGGCCGGGATCGAAACGGCTTCCAATGGTTCGCGCATCTGGGCCGCGGCGCGGCCGGGTCCCAAGGCATTCAGGGGCGCTGTTTCCAACAACGGGGCAAATACTGGCCCATAATCGGGCGGGTGGAATCGCTTCATCCTTTGAGCCCCTTCATCGCTTGGTTAATGTTGCCCAGGTAGTCGCCAGCCAGCCGAAAAATGAGCACCGTAATTAAACCGGCCACCAGGCACCAAACGCCCCAGCCGGCCAGGCGCGTAAAAATGGCAAACGCGGTACGCGCTGCTTCCAACTGTTGCCGCGCTAAAATTTCCAAGGATTCCACCAGCCGGCCGCTTTCTTCGCCCACTTGGACGGCATGCACCAGTTCGATGGGAAACACACCGGCTTCGGTCAAGGCTTCGTAAATGGGATGACCACGTGCGATGACCT
It encodes the following:
- a CDS encoding DMT family transporter, with amino-acid sequence MSEPGSPPPIPLDVPGELAPLEPAPGATDAPANAFVNRLCIVAAAVMWSSSGFFAKNPAFDAWPSDQRGVLLAFWRALFAGLLILPAVRRPRWPIKLLPMIGSFAVMNVTYLSAMSLTTAANAIWLQNTAPWWIFGVSVLVLREPLNRRDLFTLLPGALGVGLILLHEAGSESHIGVVCGLAAAVSYAGVIMSFRSLRGEDTFWLVSVNHLATAAILAPFVLWCGLWPSGWQWPLLVGFGFFQMALPYTLFGRGLRSISSQEAAAIALLEPILLPLWAFLVRGEKPAWWTVAGAAMILLGLILRYTWPSSARAHLRSM